The sequence GGCCCCCTGAGGCGCGGAGCAAAGCGGCGCGCGCTCCTGGGGGAGAAAACGGCGCGATGTCATTCGTAAGGAGGAGGAGCCGGACACCGGTGCCCACCCTGTGTCGGACGCGAAGATGCTTCCCCGCGAGGATGACCGGTTGCCGGGGGGCTGATGAGGTGGGAGACGTGCAACACCGTATCTCCCACGAGCAGGACGCCGAGCTGGACGCCGGACGTGGCCCGGTCGGCCCCGATGTCGAGGCCCGCCTCAGCGCGGAGCTGGCGGCGGTGGTCGCGGGCGCGCGCCGAAGAGCGCTGCGGGACGGTGACCGGCAGATCGACACGGCTCATCTGCTGCACACGCTCCTGGAGTCGGACCCCGAGGCGCGCGAGGCATTCGGCAGCGGGCCGCAGATCGCCCGGCTGCTCGGCTACCTCGTCCAGCGCAGCATCGGCTACGGGCTCCGCTGGCAGAGCTCGGTCGAGAACTCGGGTGCCGTGCCGGTGGTGACCGAGGACGGGTGGTCACCGGTGGCGGCCGGCGTCATGGCGGCCGCGTACGAGCGCGCCGTGCGGCGGGGCGGCCTGCTCGCGGACGGCGTCGACCTGCTCGCCGCGCTCGCCGCCGAACCCGGGTCCCGGGCCGTGGAGGTGCTGGGACGCGCGGGGGTCGACGTACGGGAGCTGCTGGTGCGCCTGGACGGTGTGATGGCGGAGCGGGGCCTCGAAGCCTGAGTCGTTCGCGGACGCCTGCGCCGAGGAGTGGGCCGGGGTCGGGTGCCGGTTCAGGTTCGGCGTGTGCGTGTGTGTGCGCGTCCAATCGTTGAGACAGGTGTCAACGAGGGTGACGCTCATGTCGTCGCCTGTCATCATGTGCCGGTGCATACGTCAGAGATCAGTCACGGCCGGCGCGGCAGAGGCGTCGGGCTGGGGCTCGCGCTCGGGTCGGCGGTCGCCTTCGGAGGATCCGGCGTCGCCGCCAAACCGTTGATCGAGGCGGGTCTCGACCCCCTGGACGTGGTGTGGCTGCGCGTCGCGGGCGCCGCGCTGGTCATGCTGCCGCTGGCCGTACGCCACCGGAACCTGGTGCGTCGGCGCCCCGCGCTGCTCGCCGGATTCGGGCTGCTGGCCGTCGCGGGTGTCCAGGCCTGCTACTTCGCCTCGATCTCCCGGATACCCGTCGGGGTCGCGCTGCTCGTCGAGTACCTCGCGCCCGCGCTGGTCCTCGGGTGGGTGCGGTTCGTGCAGCGCCGGCCCGTCACCCGTGCCGCGGCCCTCGGTGTCGTCCTCGCCGTCGGCGGTCTCGCCTGTGTCGTCGAAGTGTGGGCGGGACTGAGCTTCGACGTCCTGGGACTGCTGCTCGCGCTCGGCGCCGCGTGCTGCCAGGTCGGTTACTTCGTCCTGGCCGACCAGGGCGGCGACGCGGGGGAGGAGGCACCGGCCCCGCTCGGCGTCATCGCGTACGGGCTGCTCGTCGGCGCGCTCGTCCTGACGGCCGTGGCGCGCCCGTGGGGCATGGACTGGTCGGTGCTCGGGGGCGGTGCGGACCTGGACGGGACGACCGTCGCGGCCTCGCTGCTGCTGGGCTGGATCGTGCTGATCGCGACCGTCGTCGCCTATGTGACCGGTGTCCTCGCGGTGCGCAGGCTGTCGCCGCAGGTGGCCGGAGTCGTGGCGTGTCTGGAAGCGGTCATCGCGACCGTACTCGCCTGGGTGTTGCTCGGAGAACACCTCTCGGCGCCCCAGATCATCGGCGGAGCGGTGGTGCTGTGCGGTGCCTTCATCGCGCAGACGTCCGCGCCCGCCAAGACTTCGCAGGAGCCGGTGGCACGCGGGGCGGGCGGCACCGAAAGGGAGATGTCCGAGCGGGGAACCGCCGTCTGACCCGTCTTCTGGCCCGTCTCCCGTCCCTGGAAACGTCTCGCCCGTTCGCCCGTCCCTGGGAAGAGCTCGTCGAATCGTCCGGGAGCGGCCATGACCAGCCGCGTGGGCCCACCCCTGTACGGCCCACGCGGCTGGTCAGGCGTGAGGCGAGCCCCCGTCTCAGGTCTTGCGGCGCCTCAGCAGATGCGCTCGTGCCGCCTCGTCCCGCGAGCCACCTCTACCGGACAGTTCGGCCGCGACACGGTCCTGGACTTCCTCCGTACGGTGATTCGCGTACTTGAATTTCGCCCGTACGCCCGTCACTTCGAGCCGGATGCCCCGAATCCCGGGCAGGAGACGGCCGTACGGGTCCTCCCCGACGGCAGCTCCGGCGGAACCGCCCTCCGGCTGGAAATGGCCGACCTGGCGGTTGAGGAGCTCGGCCTTCTCGGCGGGGTCGTCCACCACATGCGCGACGCAGCGGAGCTGGACCGCCGCGTAGAAGCTCGTCGGGGTGCCGTGCTCGGACGGGGTATCGGGTGGCGCCTGCCAGGGGCCCGGGACGTACACGTAGTCGTCGACCACGCTCAGCGTCACGACCGGGTCGGCCAGCAGCGCGGGCCACACCGGGTTCGGCCGGGCCAGATGGGCGAGCACCTCGCCGCGCCCGGGGTCGTGCGCGAAGTGGAGGGGCTGGACGTGCGGCGGCTCACCGGGCAGGCCGTTCACCGCGAGCTGCCCGAAGTCGTGGACGGCCAGCCACTGTTGCCACTCGGAGTCGTCGTGGGGCGCGTCCCAGGGATGTATGAGCATCAGAGGGTCGTCAGATAGTCGGGGACCTCGATGCCCGGAGCCAGGTCGTCGGCGGGCACGGGGGTTCCGTGACTCGTGCGGACGGGGAGCACGCCGGTCCAGTGCGGCAGCCCCAGGTCCTCGGGCTCGTCGTTCGGACCGCCGGTGCGCAGCTTGGCGGACACCTCGTCGAGGTCCAGCCGCAGTACGGAGGTCGCGGCCAGCTCCTTGGCGTTGGCGGCGCGGGAGTCGTACGAGCGGCCGGGCACCACGTGGTCGACGAGCGCGTCCAGGGCGTCCCGCTTCTCGTCCGGGTCCGTCACCTGGTGCGCCACGCCGTGCACCACCACCGACCGGTAGTTGATCGAGTGGTGGAAGGCCGAGCGGGCCAGCACGAGCCCGTCCACGTGCGTGACCGTGAGGCAGACCGCGAGACCCGGGTCGGCCTGTCCCGCCATGCGCAGCGGGCGCGAACCCGTCGAGCCGTGTATGTAGAGCCGCTCGCCGACCCGCCCGTACAGCGTGGGCAGCACGACCGGCGCCCCGTCGCGGACGAACCCGAGGTGGCAGACGTACCCCTCGTCGAGGATCGAGTGGACCATCTCGTGGTCGTAGGCGGCGCGGTCCTTGGAGCGGGTGGGGACCGTGCGGTCGGTCGGGGTGTAGGTGGCGGGGCGCGGGGCGGCCGTCTCCGTCATGGTGCTCTCCAGTGGGCGTTTGCGAGTTGTATTGCACTAGTGCATACTCTGCTTTGTGCTAGGAGAGTATCGGATCGAGGGCAGGCGCGCAGCCGAGATTGCGGCCAGTGTCGAGCGTGCGGTGGGTTCGGGAGAGCTGGAGCCCGGTCAACTGCTGCCGCCGATGCGGGAGTTGGCGTCCCGGCTGGAGGTGAATCCCAACACCGTCGCGGCCGCCTACCGCACCCTGCGCGAACGAGGGGTCATCGAGACCGCGGGGCGGCGCGGCAGCCGTGTGCGCTCCAAACCGGTGACGACCGCTCGTGAGCTGTCCCGCCTGGACGTGCCACCCGGAGTACGGAACCTGTCCGACGGCAATCCGGACCCGGCCCTGCTGCCCTCCCTCGGCGCGGCGTTCACGGCGGCGGCGGAATTCGCGGACCGCACACCGACGCTCTACGGAGAGGCCGCGGTGGACCCGGATCTGGCGCGGCTGGCCCGCGCGGAACTGGCGGCGGACGGGGTGCCGGACGGTCCGGTCGTCGTCACCTCCGGGTCGCTCGACGCCATCGAACGGGTGCTGGCCGTCCATCTCAGGCCCGGTGACGCGGTCGCCGTCGAGGATCCCGGCTGGCACAGCGTGCTCGACCTGGTGCCGGTCCTCGGACTGCGGGCCGTTCCCGTCGGCGTCGACACCGACGGTCCGCTGCCCGAGGACGTCCGAGCCGCACTGGCGGGTGGCGCGCGCGCCCTGATCGTCACCGACCGCGCGCAGAACCCGACCGGCGCCGCGGTGAGCGCTCCGCGCGCGCGTGCCCTGCGTGACGTGCTGGCGAAGTACCCGGAGACCCTGCTCGTCGAGGACGACCACGGGCATCGCATCGTCGACCTGCCCCTGTGCCCGCTGGCCGGTACGACCCGGCACTGGGCGTTCGTGCGCTCGGTCGCCAAGGCGTACGGGCCCGATCTGCGGCTGGCGGTGCTCGTCGGTGACGCCGTCACCACGGACCGGGTCCAGGGGCGGCAGCGGCTGGGGCCGGGCTGGGTGAGCCGGCTGCTGCAACGGGCCGTGGTCGGGCTGTGGTCGAGCGGCGCGGTGGACACCGCGGCGGTGGCGTCGGCGTACCGGGTCCGGCGTGACGCGCTGATCGGCGCGCTCGCGGAGCGGGGTGTCGAGGCGTGGGGGCGCAGCGGTATGAACGTGTGGGTGCCTGTCCCGGACGAGACCGGGGCGGTTGCGCGGCTGCTGCATTCCGGCTGGGCTGTGGCTGCGGGGGCGCGCTTCCGTATGAACGCGGCGCCCGGGTTGAGGATCACCGTCTCGACGCTCACGCCGGGCGAGGTGGGGGTGGTGGCGGACGCGGTCGCCGGGGCGGTGGGGTCGGCGCCGGCTCGCCGGTCTGTCTGACCGGCGTCGGGGTGGCGCCCGTTTTTTCGCCCCCGCCGCCCTTACCCTTCCCGTCACCGCATGGGGCTGCGCCCCTCGCCCCCGTATCGCGCTTCGCGCTCGACCTCAAACGCCGGACGGGCTGAAGATTCGTGGGCGGGCTGAGAGATGTCCGCCGGTCCGGCTGCGTCTCAGTCCGTACGGCGTTTGAGGACCGGGGGTTCGGGGGCAGCGCCCCCGAGGCAGGTGCGGGGGCGCAAAAAATGGGCGTCCGCCGGTCGGTCGGTGTCAGGGGCCGTTCGGGGCGGGCCTCGTTCGGGAGGGGTTCGGTTTGGACTGGGTGAGGGCCGCGCCCGCCAGCACGACGGCGGCACCCACCGGCGTCGACCAGGTCAGCGATTCGCCGAGGATCGCGACACCCGCGGCGGTGGCGATGACCGGGATGAAGTACGTGACCATCTGGGCCGTGGTCGGGCCGACCTCGGCGACCAGACCGTACTGGACGAGGACGGCGAACCCCGTGCCGAGGGCGCCGAGCGCGACCACCGCGAGCAGCGGTATGAGCGCGAAGCGGGTCGGCGCCGAGGTGAACAGCGGCGTCACGACGGCCAGTTGAAGCGTCGCGAGGAACAGCTGGGCACCGGTCAGCGACAGGTTGGAGTGGCTGGAGCCGGCCAGCGTGCGGCGGACGTAGATCCAGCCGATCGGGTAACTGAGCGAGGCCAGCAGCGCCATCGTGGTGCCCGCCGCGTCCAGGCCGTGGAAGCCCTGCCAGGCCCCGAGCACGGTCAGCACGCCTAGGAATCCGAGGCCGAGGCCGGCCACGCGACGGCGGGTGGGCCGGTCCTCGGAGAGCGCCACCAGGGACAGGGCCATGCCCCACAGGGGCGAGGTCGCGTTGCAGATCCCCGCCAGGGCGGACGGGATCGTCAGCTCGGAGTACGCGAACAGGGAGAACGGCAGGGCGTTGAGGAGGAGGGCCGCGACCGCCAGATGTCCCCAGGTGCGTGCCCCGCGCGGCAGGCGCTCGCGCTTCCAGAGCATCGCCGCGGCGAGCACCAGTGTGCCGAACAGCAGTCGCCCGAGCGTCACTTGGAAGGGCGCGTAGCCGTCCGTGCCCACCTTGATCAGAAGGAAGCTGAAACCCCAGACGAGGGAGAGGGCGCCGAACCGCAGGCGCCAGTCGAGAGCCGGGCGGGGCCGGGAGGCGACGTCCCCGAGCGGGGCCGCCTCCGGACGGGGGCCGGGCGAGGGCGAAGCGGCGTCGGAGGCGGCGGGAAGAGGCGTGCGGGGCTCGGTCGGGGCGCTCATGCGTCTCACGATGACGGAAATGATTGCGTAGAACAAGCGAGACTTTTCACTCGGTATCTCGTAGCATTGCTTACATGTTGAACCTGGAGCGACTGCGTACTCTCGACGCCCTCGCCCGCCACGGCTCGGTCGGTGGCGCGGCCGACGGGCTGCATGTGACGACCTCGGCGGTCTCCCAGCAGATGTCCAAGCTGGAGCGCGAAGTGGGACAGCAACTGCTCGCCAAGAACGGGCGGGGGGTGCGGCTCACCGACGCCGGACGGCTGCTCGCCGACCACGCCGCCCGGATCCTGTCCCAGGTCGAGCTGGCCCAGTCCGATCTGGAGGCGCAGCGCGGACAGGTGGTGGGGGAGCTGCGGCTGTCCGCCTTCCCCACGGCCGCGCGCGGGCTGTTCCCCACCGCCCTGGCCGCACTGCGCGCCGGGCATCCCGGACTGCGCGTCCGCTCACGCGAGTTGGAGCCGGAGGGCGGGGTCGCCGGGGTGCTGCGCGGCGACATCGACCTGGCGGTCGTCCTCGACTGGTACAACAAGCCGTTGCCCATGCCCGAGGGGCTGGTCAAGGCCGCGCTCCTCGACGACCCCATCGACGTGGCGATGCCCGCGGGACACCGCCATGCCGATCGCCCGGAGGTGGACCTGGAGGACTTCGCCGACGACGAGTGGATCGCCTGGGAGGAGGGCGAGTTCTGTCATGAGTGGCTGCTCTTCACCTTGCGGGGCAAGGGGATCGAGCCGGTGATCGCCCACCGCGCGGAGGAGCACCACACGCAGCTCGCCCTGGTCGCGGCGGGACTCGGCGTGTGCGTCGCGCCCAGACTCGGTCGCGGACCGGTACCGGCGGGTGTGCGGACGGTCCCGGTGCGACACCGGGTCACCAGGCACGTGTACGCCGTGTGGCGGGCGGACGCCGACCGCCGCCCGTCGATCAGGGCGGTGGCGGACGCGCTGCGGACGGCGGGCTCGGCGCACGAGTGACACGGTCGCTGTCGCCGTCTCCGTTCCGGCCTCCGTCACCGTTCCGGCACCGCTTCCGTCACAGGGCGGCGAGCTTGCGGAAGTCCCAGGAGGCCGTCGCCTCCGGTGTCAGCCGCATCCAGGCGTGCCTGCCGTCGTGCGGCATCTCCTCCAGGCCGAAGTTCTTGTGGGCGAACAGCCGCTCCACGGCGTCGAGTTCGGGGCAGGGCTCTCCCGTGCGCGGCACCTCACCGACGAACTCGACCGAGCCCGACACCTCGACGCCCCGCAGCTCCCCGTACTCCTCGCCGGCGTCGACGACCACGGCCACGCGCGGGTCGCGGCGCAGGTCGGCCCACCGCTTGCTGCGGGTGATCGAGTACAGCCAGAGCGACTTGCCGTCCCAGACGAACCAGAGGGTGCTGACATGCGGGGCGCCGTCCGCGGAGACGGTCGCGACGCGACAGGTGCGCTGCGCGGTCAGGAACTCGTCCAGCTCGTCGGGCGTCATCATGATCCTTCGTCCCCGGCGCTGCGTGGCGGCCATGCGGCTCCCTCTTCCTGACGTCGTGCCTGACGTGGTATTTGCCGTGGTGCCTGACATCGACGTCGTGGCTGACGTGACGCCTGACGTCGCGTCAGGAAAGCATGGGGCGTCTTCCGTCCGTACGCAATGGTGGCTACGCTCGCCCGCCACCGCCGGTCGGGCCGACCCGGCCACGGCCGATCCGATCCGATCCGGTCCGGGATCCGGCTCCGTAAGACCGGACAGCCGTAAGACCGGACAGCCGCAAGACCGGACAGCCGTAAGACCGTAAGACCGGAAGACCGCTCGCGACAGGGGAAGCCATGCCGTCGTACGAAGAGCTCAGCGAACTCCTCGATCCCGCGACCACGGTGCTGCTGACCGTCGAGTGCCAGCAGGGTGTCGTCGGCCCGGACAGCGCGCTGCCGGAACTCGCCCGGGAGGTCCGTTCGTCGGGTGTGCTGGACCGGGTCGCACGCCTGGTGGCCGCGGCCCACGAGAGCGGCGTACAGGTGATGCACGCGATCGCCGAGCGCCGCCCGGACGGCCGCGGCGCGAACCACAACGCCCGGCTGTTCCGCGCGGCCGAACGGCTGCCCGTGCAGCAGCTGGCGGGCAGTACGGCGGTCCGTGTCGCGCCGCCCCTGGAGGTCGCCCCGGAGGACCTCGTCGTACGCAGGCTGCACGGTCTGTCGCCCCTCGCGGGTACCGACGTGGACGCGCTGCTGCGCAACCTGGGCTGCCGCACGCTCGTCGTGACCGGCGTCTCCGCCAATGTCGCCGTACCCAACACGGTGTTCGACGCCGTGAACCGCGGCTACCGGGCGGTGGTCCCCGGCGACGCCATCGCGGGCGTGCCCTCGGACTACACCCCCGCGATGATCCGCAACACGCTCGCCCTGGTGGCCACCATCACCACCACGGACGACGTGCTGGCCTGCTTCAAACGGCCCCGCCCGGTCAGGCGAGCGTGATCGAGTCCCCGCTCACCTTGATCTTGGCGGCGGTCAGCCCGCTGGTCGCGGGGCCCTTCTTGACGCCACCGTCCGTGACGTTGAACTGGCTGCCGTGGGCGGGGCAGGTGATGACGCCGTTCTCCACGCTGTTCACACGCTGCTGCTGGTGCGGGCACACCGTCGAGAAGGCCTTGAACTCACCGGCCGTCGGCTGCGTCACGACCACGGACTGGTCGGCGAAGATCTTGCCGCCACCTTCCGGGATGTCGGTGGTCTTGGCGAGTGCCGCGCCGCCGGCGGATCCGGTCGACGCGCCGGAGGAGGAGTCGGACGAGGAGTCCGACGACTTGTCGTCGGAGCCCCCGCAGGCGGTCAGCGTGGCGGCCAGCCCGGCCCCGCCGAGCGCGGCCAGGAGGGTGCGACGACAGAGTGCCGGAGCAGGCTGAATCGATTCGCTGGACATAGTGGCGGTCCCTTCCACAGATGTGCAGGTGTGCGGATGTACAAGTGCGCGGACGTGCGGTTGTGCGGTTGTTCGTTTGCGTGGATGTGCGTCGATCCGACAAGGGGTACGGGCACGTCACCTGCATGGTTCAGGCGGTCCGGAGATCGAGCGACTTCTTGATGAAATCGAGATCCATTCGGAGCAGGGTGTCTATCACGCCTTCCTGTGCCACCAGATGGGTCGAGCCTGCCAGCGGGAGCACGGTGTGCGGCCGGCCCGCCGCCAGCAGTGCCGCCGAGAACCGCAGCATGTGTGCGGGCACCACATTGTCGTCGGCCAGCCCATGGACGAGCATCAAGGGGCGCGTGAGCTTGTGGGCGTGCGCCACCAGTGAGCAGCGATCGTAATGGTCCGGCTGCACGTCCGGGTGCCCCAGATACCGTTCCTTCCAGTGCGTGTCGTACAGCCGCAGATCGGTCGGCGCCGCGCCCGCGACGGCCGCGTGGAACACGTCGGGCCGGTGCAGTACGGCTCCCGCCGCGAGGTATCCGCCGAAGGACCAGCCGCGGACGGCCACCCGGCTCGTGTCCAGTTCCGGGAAGAGTTCCGCCGCCGCGCGCACGGCGTCGGCCTGGTCCTCGATCACCGGCATCAGCTGGTCGCCGTGGATGGCCGTCTCCCAGGCCCGGTCGCGCCCCGGGGTGCCGCGTCCGTCGACCGACAGCACCGCGAAACCCTGGTCGGCGAACCACTGGTTCACGGCGTGGTGCCACATGGCCGCCTTCACGACCTTCTGCGCGCCCGGCCCGGAGTACGAGTGCACGATCACCGGGAGGCGGTCCGCGCCCGGCCCGTACGAATCCGGCTCGTACGAATCCGACTCGGGCGAATTCGGCCCGTACGACGTCGGCAGGTACAGCGCCGCCCGGAGTCCGCGGGTGCCGAGAGTCAGGAAGCGGGGGCGCGGCCGGGTCACGGGGCGCTCGGCCAGTACCTCGATCCGCCCGGCCGGTGCGCCGTCCCGCAGCACCTCGACCATCTGCCCGTCGAGCGTCGAGCTGTCCAGCACCACGGTGCCGCCCCCGACGACGGCGCGGTGCACGCCCGGTTCGTCGGTCAGCCGCCGGAAGCCGTTCACCGCGTCGTACGACCAGACGTGCGCCTCGGTCGGCTCCTCGGCAGCCATGAAGTAGAGCCGGTCACCCGCTGTACCGAGCAGCTCATGGACGTACATGCCCTCCGGTGTGCGAACCCCGGTTCCGGTCATCAGCAGCCCGCGGGTCCCCTCCTGGGTGGTGAGGACGAGACCGGTGGCTGTGGTGGAGGCGGGTGTTCCGGGTGCGAACTCCAGCCAGGCGGCGTCCTTCAGGTGGTGCAGCGTCGTGGTCGCGCCGGTCGCCGGGTCGACGCGCAGCACATACGCCGAGCGCTGGTCCCGCGTCTGCACGACGGCGGTGGGCCCGGCCTCGCTCCAGTCGCAGTGCGCGAGGTACTCGAAGGCGGGGTCGGTCCACTCCCCGCCCGGATGCGACGTGGCCTCCTTGGGAAGCGCCACGTCTACGCGACCGCCGTCGAGGTCCACGACGTGCAGGGACAGCTGCGCGTTGGCGGTGCCCGCGGCCGGGTACCGGATCGCGCGCGGGGGACGCTCGGGGTGCGCCGGATCGCCGATGTACCACTGCCGGACCGGCGCGTTGTCGACCCGGACCACCAGCAGCGCGTCCCCGTCGGGCGACCACCAGAAGGACCGCGTACGGTCCAGCGACTCGGCCGACACATGGTCGGACAGGCCGTAGGTGATCTCCGGACCCTCCGGTTCGGCCAGTGCGCGATCACCGGTGCCGTCTGCGCGTACGACACGCAGGGCGCCCCCGCTCACGTACGCGATGTGTGTGCCGTCCGGGCCGGGGCGCGGGGCGACGACCGGGCCGGCCGTGGGGATCCGGCGGGGAGTGCCCTCGTCGGTGCGTACGACCCACAGGGCGCCCGAGAGGGCGAACGCGACCAGGCGGACGGCCGCGTCGGTGGCGTACGAGACGATTCCGGCGCTCGTCTCGCGGGCCCGTTCGCGGCGGATCCGCTCGGCCTCCGGGACCTCGCCGCCGTCCCCGAGGGCGAGCGGGTCCGCGAGCGGTCGCTCCTCGCAGTTCTCGTACAGCCAGAGCAGGCTCGTCGCGGAGCGGCCGCTCGCGGTGCGCAGGAAGAGCACACGGTCACCGTCGGGCGAGACGGTGAAGCCGCGCGGCACACCGAGGGAGAAGCGTTTCGTACGGGCGAACTGCAGGGGCAGGTCCTCGGCGGTCACAGGTGATCCCTTCATGCGGGTGGACGGGGACATGGACACGTACGTGTGCGTGGACGTGGAACGTCGCGTGGGCGGACCGGGAACACCCCAGTAACCTGGGGCGATGCTCAAGGAAGTCAGCGCGACCCGCTACATCACGCCCATGCGTGAGGGCGGCTCGCTGCCGGGACTCGTCGAGGCCGACGATCTCGGCACGTACGTCATGAAGTTCACCGGCGCCGGACAGGGACGCAAGACGCTCGTCGCGGAGGTCGTCTGCGGTGAACTCGCCCGACGCCTCGGCCTGCGCGTACCGGGGCTGGTCGCGATCGGGCTCGACCCGGTCATCGGACTCGGCGAACCGGACCAGCAGGTGCAGGAGTTGCTCAAGGCGAGCGGCGGGCTGAACCTCGGGATGGACTTCCTCTCCCGGGCGATCGGCTTCGACTCCCTCGCGCACCAGGTGAGCCCGGAAGAAGCCGGGAAGGTCGTCTGGTTCGACGCGCTGGTCAACAATGTCGACCGATCGTGGCGGAACCCTAACATGCTGGTCCGCGACGGCGACCTGTGGCTCATCGACCACGGCGCCACCATGATCTGGCACCACAACTGGCCCGGCGCACAGGCTTCGGCGGCCAAGCCGTACGACGCCACCGACCACGCGCTGGCCCCCTTCGGCCCCGACATCCGGGCCGCCGCCGCGGAGTTGGGGCCACGTGTCACCGAGGAGCTGCTCGCCGAGGTGACCGCCGCGATCCCCGAGGCGTGGCTGCGGGACGAGCCGGGCTTCGACTCGGCCGACGCGCTCCGGCGCGCGTACGCGCAGCCGCTCCTCGCCCGCGCCGCCACCGTCCACGAGCGCATCCGTACCCAGGACGTCCGGAACATCCAGGAGGGGGCGAAGTGAGCGGGCGCGACGGACAGGACGGGCGCTTCGTCTACGAGTACGCGGTGCTGCGTGTCGTGCCGCGCGTCGAACGGGGGGAGTACTTCAACGCGGGCGTGCTCGTGTACTGCCGTGCGCACTCGTTCGTGGCCGCCCGAACCCATCTCGACGAGCACAAGCTGCGCGCGCTCGACCCGGCGGCGGACCTGGCGGGCGTACAGGCGTCCCTGCGAGGCATCGAGGGTGTCTGCCTCGGGGGAGCGGCGGCCGGGCAGGCCGCGGGCGACGACGCCGGACGGCGCTTCCGCTGGCTGATCGCGCCCCGCTCCACGGTCGTGCAGCCGGGGCCCGTCCACACCGGTCTCACGGCGGATCCCGCGGCCGAAACGACGCGCCTGCTCGACCTGCTGGTCAGGTGATGGATCACCCGTCGGCCAGGTAATGGATCACATGGGCGCCGCTTGCCGTTGACACTGGGTGCCAAGGCTTCTAGCGTCTCGTCCGTTGAAGGTACTAAGCGGTCGCTCACCAGCGGGGTGTACCGTTCCAGGGCTTCCCCAAGGGCGAGGAGAACCAGCAATGTCCACCACTGAGCAGCGTGTCGCCGTGGTCACCGGTGCCGCGCGCGGCATCGGCGCCGCGACCGCCGTACGACTGGCCGCCGAGGGCCGAGCCGTCGCGGTGATCGACCTCGACGAGGCCGCGTGCAAGGACACCGTTGAGAAGATCACCGCCGCCGGGGGCAAGGCGATCGCGGTGGGCGCCGACGTCTCCGACGAGGCGCAGGTCGAGGCCGCCGTGGCACGGGTCGCCCAGGAGCTCGGGGCGCCGACGATCCTGGTGAACAACGCGGGCGTGCTCCGCGACAACCTGCTGTTCAAGATGAGCGTGTCCGACTGGGACACCGTCCTGAACGTGCACCTGCGCGGTTCCTTCCTGATGACGCGGGCCGTCCAGAAGTACATGGTGGAGGCCAAGTTCGGCCGGGTCGTCAACCTCTCCTCGTCCTCGGCGCTCGGCAACCGCGGCCAGGTCAACTACTCCGCCGCCAAGGCCGGTCTGCAGGGCTTCACCAAGACCCTCGCGTTCGAGCTCGGCAAGTTCGGCGTCACCGCGAACGCCGTGGCGCCCGGCTTCATCGTGACGGACATGACCGCCGCGACCGCCGAGCGGGTCGGCATGGGCTTCGAGGAGTTCCAGGCCGCCGCCGCCACCCAGATCCCGGTCCAGCGCGTCGGCAACCCGGACGACATCGCCAACGCGAT is a genomic window of Streptomyces sp. NBC_00414 containing:
- a CDS encoding pyridoxamine 5'-phosphate oxidase family protein, whose product is MTETAAPRPATYTPTDRTVPTRSKDRAAYDHEMVHSILDEGYVCHLGFVRDGAPVVLPTLYGRVGERLYIHGSTGSRPLRMAGQADPGLAVCLTVTHVDGLVLARSAFHHSINYRSVVVHGVAHQVTDPDEKRDALDALVDHVVPGRSYDSRAANAKELAATSVLRLDLDEVSAKLRTGGPNDEPEDLGLPHWTGVLPVRTSHGTPVPADDLAPGIEVPDYLTTL
- a CDS encoding LysR family transcriptional regulator, with the protein product MLNLERLRTLDALARHGSVGGAADGLHVTTSAVSQQMSKLEREVGQQLLAKNGRGVRLTDAGRLLADHAARILSQVELAQSDLEAQRGQVVGELRLSAFPTAARGLFPTALAALRAGHPGLRVRSRELEPEGGVAGVLRGDIDLAVVLDWYNKPLPMPEGLVKAALLDDPIDVAMPAGHRHADRPEVDLEDFADDEWIAWEEGEFCHEWLLFTLRGKGIEPVIAHRAEEHHTQLALVAAGLGVCVAPRLGRGPVPAGVRTVPVRHRVTRHVYAVWRADADRRPSIRAVADALRTAGSAHE
- a CDS encoding Clp protease N-terminal domain-containing protein, whose product is MQHRISHEQDAELDAGRGPVGPDVEARLSAELAAVVAGARRRALRDGDRQIDTAHLLHTLLESDPEAREAFGSGPQIARLLGYLVQRSIGYGLRWQSSVENSGAVPVVTEDGWSPVAAGVMAAAYERAVRRGGLLADGVDLLAALAAEPGSRAVEVLGRAGVDVRELLVRLDGVMAERGLEA
- a CDS encoding EamA family transporter; this translates as MPVHTSEISHGRRGRGVGLGLALGSAVAFGGSGVAAKPLIEAGLDPLDVVWLRVAGAALVMLPLAVRHRNLVRRRPALLAGFGLLAVAGVQACYFASISRIPVGVALLVEYLAPALVLGWVRFVQRRPVTRAAALGVVLAVGGLACVVEVWAGLSFDVLGLLLALGAACCQVGYFVLADQGGDAGEEAPAPLGVIAYGLLVGALVLTAVARPWGMDWSVLGGGADLDGTTVAASLLLGWIVLIATVVAYVTGVLAVRRLSPQVAGVVACLEAVIATVLAWVLLGEHLSAPQIIGGAVVLCGAFIAQTSAPAKTSQEPVARGAGGTEREMSERGTAV
- a CDS encoding FMN-binding negative transcriptional regulator — translated: MLIHPWDAPHDDSEWQQWLAVHDFGQLAVNGLPGEPPHVQPLHFAHDPGRGEVLAHLARPNPVWPALLADPVVTLSVVDDYVYVPGPWQAPPDTPSEHGTPTSFYAAVQLRCVAHVVDDPAEKAELLNRQVGHFQPEGGSAGAAVGEDPYGRLLPGIRGIRLEVTGVRAKFKYANHRTEEVQDRVAAELSGRGGSRDEAARAHLLRRRKT
- a CDS encoding aminotransferase class I/II-fold pyridoxal phosphate-dependent enzyme codes for the protein MLGEYRIEGRRAAEIAASVERAVGSGELEPGQLLPPMRELASRLEVNPNTVAAAYRTLRERGVIETAGRRGSRVRSKPVTTARELSRLDVPPGVRNLSDGNPDPALLPSLGAAFTAAAEFADRTPTLYGEAAVDPDLARLARAELAADGVPDGPVVVTSGSLDAIERVLAVHLRPGDAVAVEDPGWHSVLDLVPVLGLRAVPVGVDTDGPLPEDVRAALAGGARALIVTDRAQNPTGAAVSAPRARALRDVLAKYPETLLVEDDHGHRIVDLPLCPLAGTTRHWAFVRSVAKAYGPDLRLAVLVGDAVTTDRVQGRQRLGPGWVSRLLQRAVVGLWSSGAVDTAAVASAYRVRRDALIGALAERGVEAWGRSGMNVWVPVPDETGAVARLLHSGWAVAAGARFRMNAAPGLRITVSTLTPGEVGVVADAVAGAVGSAPARRSV
- a CDS encoding DMT family transporter, translating into MSAPTEPRTPLPAASDAASPSPGPRPEAAPLGDVASRPRPALDWRLRFGALSLVWGFSFLLIKVGTDGYAPFQVTLGRLLFGTLVLAAAMLWKRERLPRGARTWGHLAVAALLLNALPFSLFAYSELTIPSALAGICNATSPLWGMALSLVALSEDRPTRRRVAGLGLGFLGVLTVLGAWQGFHGLDAAGTTMALLASLSYPIGWIYVRRTLAGSSHSNLSLTGAQLFLATLQLAVVTPLFTSAPTRFALIPLLAVVALGALGTGFAVLVQYGLVAEVGPTTAQMVTYFIPVIATAAGVAILGESLTWSTPVGAAVVLAGAALTQSKPNPSRTRPAPNGP
- a CDS encoding pyridoxamine 5'-phosphate oxidase family protein; the encoded protein is MAATQRRGRRIMMTPDELDEFLTAQRTCRVATVSADGAPHVSTLWFVWDGKSLWLYSITRSKRWADLRRDPRVAVVVDAGEEYGELRGVEVSGSVEFVGEVPRTGEPCPELDAVERLFAHKNFGLEEMPHDGRHAWMRLTPEATASWDFRKLAAL